Proteins found in one Bartonella krasnovii genomic segment:
- a CDS encoding superoxide dismutase, with protein MAFELAALPYDYDALSPYMSRETLEYHHDKHHLAYLTNTNNLIKDTGLENESLEEIVKKSFGKNIGLFNNAAQYYNHNHFWHWMKKDGGGKKLPEKLAKAIESDLGGYDKFRADFIATAGAQFGSGWAWVAVKDGKLEIMKTPNGENPLVHDAQPILGVDVWEHSYYIDYRNARPKYLESFVDHLINWDYVLKLYEDCGL; from the coding sequence ATGGCTTTTGAATTGGCTGCATTGCCTTATGATTACGATGCTCTTTCGCCTTATATGTCACGCGAGACACTTGAATATCATCATGATAAGCATCACCTCGCTTATCTTACCAATACCAACAACCTTATAAAAGACACAGGCTTGGAAAATGAAAGCCTTGAAGAGATTGTTAAAAAAAGTTTTGGAAAAAATATTGGTTTGTTTAATAATGCAGCGCAATATTACAATCATAACCATTTTTGGCATTGGATGAAAAAAGATGGTGGTGGTAAAAAGCTACCTGAAAAACTAGCAAAAGCTATTGAATCTGATCTAGGTGGCTATGACAAATTCCGTGCTGATTTTATTGCTACTGCTGGTGCTCAATTTGGCTCTGGATGGGCATGGGTTGCTGTTAAAGATGGTAAGCTTGAAATTATGAAAACGCCGAATGGTGAAAATCCTTTGGTTCATGATGCTCAACCTATTCTAGGTGTGGATGTGTGGGAACATTCCTATTACATTGACTACCGCAATGCTCGTCCGAAATATCTCGAATCTTTCGTGGATCATTTGATCAATTGGGATTATGTTTTAAAACTTTATGAAGATTGCGGATTGTAA
- a CDS encoding tyrosine-type recombinase/integrase, whose product MPKRRPPYLVLERTRNGKIIWYVRIGHGPRVRIAGTYGTQEFVDNYTLALKQAQNGTSKKTKQNRLVEGSFDWLLHQYLQSMQWHNQSESTKKVKYRILNNISKHIGNRAYKSIEKQHILDAVERRRNTPAAARHFLTALNGLFNWAVDNALLNRNPAFNIKPPKSFNAEGFTPWLEEDIDKYYHHWSVGTHERVWIDVLLYTGLRRGDAVRIGWKDVKDNIIHLKTEKSQFKTDVFLPILPELAETLKIGPIGNETFICGKEGKKLTKESFGNLFRKACNAASIKKSAHGLRKLAATRAANAGATVSQMKALFGWTEDNMASLYTKSADRKRLAIEAIKKLQKGSG is encoded by the coding sequence ATGCCAAAGCGTCGTCCACCATATCTTGTTCTTGAACGTACACGCAATGGTAAAATCATATGGTATGTACGTATTGGTCATGGACCACGGGTTCGGATTGCAGGAACTTACGGAACACAAGAATTCGTTGACAATTATACACTTGCCCTTAAGCAAGCGCAAAATGGCACCTCCAAGAAAACAAAACAAAACAGACTTGTAGAGGGCTCTTTCGATTGGTTATTACATCAGTATTTACAAAGCATGCAATGGCATAATCAATCAGAGTCAACGAAAAAAGTTAAATATAGAATTCTAAATAATATTTCTAAACATATTGGTAATCGCGCCTATAAAAGTATAGAAAAACAACATATTCTTGATGCTGTAGAAAGAAGACGCAATACTCCCGCAGCTGCAAGACACTTTTTAACGGCTTTAAACGGTCTTTTTAATTGGGCGGTTGATAATGCTCTTTTAAACAGAAACCCCGCTTTTAACATAAAACCGCCAAAATCCTTTAACGCAGAAGGTTTCACCCCATGGTTAGAAGAAGATATAGATAAATATTATCATCATTGGTCTGTCGGTACTCATGAACGTGTATGGATTGACGTCCTTTTGTATACGGGTTTACGCCGTGGTGATGCCGTTCGCATTGGCTGGAAAGATGTTAAAGATAATATTATTCATCTCAAAACAGAAAAGAGCCAATTTAAAACAGATGTTTTTTTACCAATTTTACCTGAATTAGCAGAAACTCTTAAAATTGGTCCTATAGGTAATGAAACATTTATTTGTGGAAAAGAAGGTAAAAAACTGACTAAAGAAAGTTTTGGTAATCTGTTTCGTAAAGCTTGTAATGCAGCAAGTATTAAAAAATCAGCGCATGGATTGCGAAAATTAGCGGCCACCCGCGCAGCTAATGCTGGTGCTACAGTTTCACAAATGAAAGCACTATTTGGCTGGACAGAAGATAACATGGCATCTCTTTACACAAAAAGCGCAGATCGCAAACGTCTCGCAATAGAAGCAATTAAAAAACTTCAAAAAGGTTCGGGATAG
- a CDS encoding lambda exonuclease family protein, with translation MEQRTAEWFQARLGKVTASNVYNVLSKTAKGMPTSKYEDYKIKLMTERLTEEISQSYITPAMQWGIDYEEDPLREYAFIYDTEVTRCGFIQHPTIQMAGASPDGLIGEDGLIEIKCPQSSNHLRFFIDGNIKSEYYAQMQFQMACTGRKWCDFMSYNPNFVGKSTGLRMKIKRINRDEEQIEQINQAVEIFLAEIDQEMQKILAKAA, from the coding sequence ATGGAACAAAGAACAGCAGAATGGTTTCAAGCCCGTTTAGGTAAAGTCACCGCTTCAAACGTTTATAACGTACTCAGTAAAACAGCCAAGGGAATGCCTACAAGCAAATATGAAGACTACAAAATAAAACTTATGACAGAGCGATTAACAGAAGAAATAAGCCAATCTTATATAACGCCCGCTATGCAATGGGGCATTGACTATGAAGAAGATCCCTTGAGAGAATATGCATTCATTTATGATACAGAGGTCACAAGGTGTGGTTTCATTCAACATCCTACAATCCAAATGGCTGGTGCTAGTCCTGATGGGCTTATTGGTGAGGACGGTTTAATTGAGATTAAATGCCCACAATCATCAAATCATCTACGCTTTTTTATAGATGGCAATATCAAGTCAGAATATTACGCACAAATGCAATTTCAAATGGCTTGTACGGGGCGCAAATGGTGTGATTTCATGAGCTATAATCCAAACTTTGTAGGCAAATCCACTGGTTTGAGAATGAAGATCAAACGCATCAATCGTGATGAAGAACAAATCGAACAAATCAATCAAGCGGTCGAAATCTTTTTAGCAGAAATAGACCAAGAGATGCAAAAGATTTTAGCGAAAGCCGCTTGA
- a CDS encoding S24 family peptidase, with translation METMNNIMKIWLSEALQESGLSQSSLARQLSEKMQRSIYRSAVNKMLTGERGISMQEGMAIEEITKYPLPRKKTIPLMGYVGAGSEIIPYEDGWLEEVEIPPYITKDTYAVKVEGDSMEPFIEDKSILFYSENISPSLLLNKKAIVYTQDGRCFVKIIKHGSKPGLFNLESLNRLYPEIKDIALVWAAPIDWIKPPRF, from the coding sequence ATGGAAACCATGAATAACATTATGAAAATTTGGCTAAGTGAAGCCTTACAAGAATCTGGATTGTCTCAATCATCGCTTGCTAGACAACTAAGTGAGAAGATGCAGCGCTCTATCTATCGCTCTGCCGTCAATAAAATGCTAACGGGTGAACGAGGAATAAGTATGCAAGAGGGTATGGCAATTGAAGAAATCACAAAATATCCTCTTCCACGAAAAAAAACTATACCTTTAATGGGTTATGTAGGAGCAGGTTCAGAAATTATCCCCTACGAAGACGGTTGGCTTGAAGAAGTAGAAATCCCCCCATACATTACAAAAGATACATACGCGGTAAAAGTTGAGGGCGACTCAATGGAACCTTTCATTGAGGATAAATCTATTTTATTTTATTCAGAAAACATTTCTCCAAGTTTACTTCTTAATAAAAAAGCAATTGTCTATACGCAAGATGGACGCTGTTTTGTCAAAATAATAAAACACGGTAGTAAACCTGGTTTATTTAATTTAGAGAGTTTAAATAGATTATATCCAGAAATAAAAGATATTGCATTAGTTTGGGCGGCACCTATAGACTGGATAAAACCACCAAGATTTTAG
- a CDS encoding crossover junction endodeoxyribonuclease RuvC, producing the protein MITHAQTILCLDLGTKTGWAICGADGHITSDTEHFQSRRFEGGGMRYLRFKKWLTELKRSVDEIDAVYFEEVRRHVGTDAAHVYGGFLATLTAWCEHHQIPYEGIPVGTIKKAATGKGNASKEEMIKAVRAKGHAPKDDNEADALAILYLKKEGGTHVQ; encoded by the coding sequence ATGATCACGCATGCACAAACTATTCTCTGTCTTGATCTAGGGACCAAGACTGGCTGGGCTATATGCGGTGCTGATGGTCACATAACAAGCGATACAGAACATTTTCAATCGCGCCGTTTTGAAGGCGGTGGTATGCGTTATCTGCGCTTTAAGAAATGGCTTACTGAACTAAAGAGGTCTGTTGATGAAATTGATGCTGTGTATTTTGAAGAAGTACGCCGGCATGTGGGGACTGATGCAGCGCATGTTTACGGTGGCTTTCTAGCAACTTTAACGGCTTGGTGTGAACATCATCAGATACCGTATGAAGGTATTCCAGTTGGTACGATTAAGAAAGCGGCAACGGGGAAGGGGAATGCTTCAAAAGAAGAAATGATTAAAGCGGTGCGTGCAAAAGGGCACGCGCCTAAAGATGACAACGAAGCAGATGCTTTGGCAATTTTATATTTAAAGAAAGAAGGGGGCACACATGTCCAGTAA
- a CDS encoding HigA family addiction module antitoxin: MMYNPPHPGGILKEELLDELGLTVTEAANHLGVARLTLSRVLNCHAAISINLALRLEKAGLNDAEFWLKLQQKHDLWQARHNNPIPDISSLEQVSHP, from the coding sequence ATGATGTACAATCCCCCACACCCTGGTGGCATTTTGAAAGAAGAATTGCTTGATGAATTAGGTCTAACAGTAACAGAAGCTGCAAATCATCTCGGCGTTGCACGTTTAACTTTATCACGTGTTTTAAACTGTCATGCTGCAATTAGTATTAACCTTGCTTTACGCTTAGAAAAGGCTGGTTTAAATGATGCGGAATTTTGGCTTAAATTGCAACAAAAACATGATCTATGGCAAGCACGACATAATAACCCCATACCGGATATTTCGTCTTTAGAACAAGTAAGCCATCCTTAG
- the ssb gene encoding single-stranded DNA-binding protein, which produces MLNKVILIGYLGADPESKTMNSGAEVVNFRLATSESYTDKNTNQKVEKTEWHSVVVFNPHLAKIALQYLHKGSKVYVEGKLQTRKWQDKNSIDRFTTEIILSQYKGELQLLDAKKEQSTPSPITSQSYAIASGASDYSISAHDSMPF; this is translated from the coding sequence ATGTTGAATAAAGTGATCTTAATTGGCTATTTAGGGGCAGATCCTGAAAGCAAAACAATGAATTCTGGTGCTGAAGTTGTCAATTTTCGGTTGGCGACGTCTGAGAGCTATACGGATAAAAATACCAATCAAAAAGTAGAGAAAACAGAATGGCATTCCGTGGTGGTTTTTAATCCACATTTGGCAAAAATTGCGCTTCAGTATTTACACAAAGGTTCAAAAGTTTACGTAGAAGGCAAATTACAAACCCGTAAATGGCAAGATAAAAACAGTATTGACCGCTTCACAACAGAGATTATCTTGTCACAATATAAAGGCGAATTGCAGTTGCTTGATGCAAAAAAAGAGCAATCCACTCCTTCACCCATTACTTCTCAAAGTTATGCTATCGCTTCAGGTGCCTCCGATTATAGCATATCTGCTCATGACAGCATGCCGTTTTGA
- a CDS encoding DUF1499 domain-containing protein, producing MKKKYVRLISRAAVWSPRFGGLAFFILLFSVILQRFSIIHVTDFIILISISTGCVIISLFFAIKALHSLWVCGALGGMKALKGIIYSLITAIPLVLFFGLWFTLPALYDISTDTQRPPAFFRTIRPSDALPLKSVLLEQETLQRSQWPGISGRRYDGAPEHIRESVLNVLAAYDWPIIAEREFKGEENEIYIETRAKTFYLGFISDIVIRLTDEGDTTFVDMRSASRYLPRDLGTNAAFIIDFMDALDTEIASLPLSQDDG from the coding sequence ATGAAGAAGAAATATGTCCGGTTAATTTCAAGAGCAGCAGTATGGTCCCCTCGATTTGGGGGATTAGCGTTTTTTATTTTATTATTTTCGGTCATCTTACAACGTTTTTCCATCATTCATGTAACCGACTTTATAATTTTGATCAGTATCTCTACTGGCTGTGTGATTATTTCTCTTTTTTTCGCTATTAAAGCACTTCATAGTCTGTGGGTCTGTGGGGCTCTAGGGGGAATGAAAGCTTTAAAGGGAATTATTTATTCACTCATAACAGCAATACCATTGGTATTATTTTTTGGACTTTGGTTTACCTTGCCTGCTCTTTACGATATTTCTACCGATACACAAAGACCACCGGCTTTTTTTCGCACAATACGTCCCAGCGATGCTTTACCACTCAAAAGTGTTTTGCTCGAACAAGAAACATTACAAAGGTCACAATGGCCAGGAATATCAGGGCGCCGTTATGATGGCGCACCTGAACACATTCGCGAATCCGTTCTCAACGTTTTAGCTGCGTATGATTGGCCTATTATAGCAGAACGAGAATTTAAAGGAGAAGAAAATGAGATTTATATTGAAACGAGAGCTAAAACTTTTTATCTTGGTTTTATTTCGGATATCGTGATCCGCTTAACTGATGAAGGTGATACCACCTTTGTTGATATGCGTTCTGCTTCTCGTTATTTGCCAAGAGATTTGGGGACTAATGCTGCCTTTATTATCGACTTTATGGATGCCCTTGATACGGAAATCGCCTCACTTCCTCTCTCACAAGATGATGGATAA
- a CDS encoding DUF1254 domain-containing protein, whose translation MTRFIHTALLAIIGAIIVHICVLFLIPAWTQNNIWTALKKSGPPYQFVDFTPDNPIQQSADPLFLLKVCRFNLENGPVHLKALKTQQFWSLAAYTHNGIIFYSLNDGTAPDATLDLIIGKPIQIIELKKLRPKTNASSVLVAKNLNEGFVILRIFAPSSLAKKESEAFLSSATCRIFYE comes from the coding sequence TTATTCATACCGCACTTCTTGCGATCATTGGAGCTATTATTGTTCATATTTGTGTTCTCTTTCTGATCCCCGCTTGGACACAAAATAATATATGGACAGCCCTTAAAAAATCTGGCCCCCCTTATCAATTTGTTGATTTTACTCCCGATAATCCTATTCAACAATCTGCTGATCCACTCTTTCTTCTTAAAGTCTGTAGATTTAATCTTGAAAATGGACCTGTTCATTTAAAGGCTTTGAAAACACAACAATTTTGGTCACTGGCAGCCTACACACACAACGGAATTATTTTCTATAGCCTTAATGACGGAACAGCCCCTGATGCTACACTCGACCTTATCATTGGAAAACCCATACAAATAATAGAACTCAAAAAATTAAGACCTAAAACAAATGCTAGTTCAGTTTTAGTTGCTAAAAATTTGAATGAAGGTTTTGTCATTTTACGTATTTTTGCCCCCTCTTCCCTTGCAAAAAAAGAAAGTGAAGCTTTTCTTTCATCGGCGACCTGCCGCATATTTTATGAATAA